ATGGGCACGCCGGCCATTTTGACCGGCCCGGCGACAGGGTGGTCTGTTTCGACGATCATTTCGCGGAAGATGATCTGCGGGTCGGCGACGACTTTGTCGATGGGGTTGATGGGGCCGCAGGGGATGCCGGCGGCTTCGAGGTCGACGATCCATTCGGCTGTGGTTTTGCCCTGGAAGGCGGTGTTGAGGAAGGTGTAGAGGTCTTTGAAGTTCTGGGTGCGCAGCGCGTTGCTCTTGAAGCGCTCGTCGGCCTTGAGCTCGGGCTTGCCGATGATGTCGCACAGTTTTTCCCACAGCCGGTCGTTGCCGGCGCCGACGATGATGGCGCCGTCTTTGGATTTGAAGGCGTCGAAGGGGGTGATGGAGGGGTGGCGGGTGCCGAGGGGTTTGGGGGCGGAGCCGGAGACGAAGTAGCGGGCGATGGCGTTTTCGAGGACGGCCACCTGGCAGTCGAGCATGGAGACGTCGATTTTTTGCCCTTCGCCGGTCATGGTGCGGTGGTGGAGGGCCATGAGGACGCCGATGGCGGTGAAGAGG
The DNA window shown above is from Sporomusaceae bacterium and carries:
- a CDS encoding CoA transferase, which produces MKPLKDIVVLDLTRVLAGPYCGMVLADYGCNVVKIESPGEGDDSRAFGPFVGKESAYFMSLNRNKRSMTLNLKEQEARDLFKEMVKKADIVLENYRPGTMEKFGLGYDELKKINPQIIYGACSGFGHTGPYSLKPGYDILAQAMGGIMSITGPEGGEPVRVGASIGDIIAGLFTAIGVLMALHHRTMTGEGQKIDVSMLDCQVAVLENAIARYFVSGSAPKPLGTRHPSITPFDAFKSKDGAIIVGAGNDRLWEKLCDIIGKPELKADERFKSNALRTQNFKDLYTFLNTAFQGKTTAEWIVDLEAAGIPCGPINPIDKVVADPQIIFREMIVETDHPVAGPVKMAGVP